From Pagrus major chromosome 18, Pma_NU_1.0, a single genomic window includes:
- the sybl1 gene encoding vesicle-associated membrane protein 7, which yields MAILFAVVARGTTILAKHAWCGGNFLEVTEQILAKIPSENNKLTYSHGSYLFHYICHDRIIYLCITDDDFERSRAFSFLSEVKKRFQTTYGSRAQTALPYAMNSEFSSTLAAQMKHHSDPRGSDRVTETQMHVDDLKGIMVRNIDLVAQRGEKLELLIDKTENLVDSSVTFKTTSRNLARAMCMKNLKLTVVIVLVCLVVLYIIVSAACGGLSWPSCVK from the exons atggcaatcCTGTTCGCTGTGGTGGCTCGTGGGACCACCATCCTGGCAAAACATGCATGGTGCGGTGGAAACTTCCTGGAAGTGACTGAACAGATTTTAGCCAAAATCCcatcagaaaataataaattgacCTACAGCCACGGCAG ctaTCTGTTTCATTACATCTGCCATGACAGAATCATATACCTGTGTATCACTGATGAT GACTTTGAGAGGTCACGCGCATTCAGCTTCCTCAGTGAAGTCAAGAAGCGCTTCCAGACAACGTACGGGTCGAGAGCACAAACAGCCCTGCCTTACGCCATGAACAGTGAGTTCTCCTCAACACTGGCAGCTCAGATG AAACACCACTCAGACCCACGTGGATCAGACCGTGTCACTGAAACTCAGATGCATGTGGATGATTTGAAGGGCATCATGGTCCGCAACATAG ACTTGGTCGCTCAGAGGGGAGAGAAGCTGGAGTTGCTGATCGACAAGACAGAAAATCTGGTTGATTCA TCGGTCACATTTAAGACCACTAGTCGTAACCTGGCACGTGCCATGTGTATGAAGAACCTCAAGCTGACTGTTGTCATCGTGCTGGTGTGCCTG GTGGTCCTCTACATTATCGTTTCTGCTGCCTGTGGAGGCCTCAGCTGGCCCTCTTGTGTCAAATGA